In the genome of Enterococcus sp. DIV2402, the window CTGAATGGCACGCATTGCACCAATCGCCAACGCATCACTTGAAGCAAATAAAGCGGTTGGATACTCCTTTTCTTGTTTCAAAAATTCTTGCATCGCTTGATACCCACCCTCTACCGTAAAAGCTCCTTGTAGATGATAGTTTTCTTGATACAATTTTAATTGAGTCAAACGCTCCTTAAAAGCACTGAAACGCGGATCATTAATTTCATAATTACTGCGTTTGGTATATTCGATTCCTGATAGAATCCCAATTTTTTCGTGCTTTTCTTGAATAAAATGATCCAGCACTTGTTCGATGCTTTGAGTAAAATCAACCACAATGGAATCATGCCCATGAATGGTATCGTTTGTGTCCACAAATAATAAGGTTCCTTCTAATTCCTCTAACAAACGAATCTGTTTAGGATCAAATTTCCCTAATGCAATCGTTCCCGCAGTAGTCGTTTCCGACAATTGATCAAGCGATTCTTTTAGCAACTGAATATTTAACTCTTCTGCTTTTTTCTCAATCCCTAAACGAATCGATAAATAATATAAATCTTCCAGTTCTTCCGCTGTGTCATACCATTGAACCAAACGAATCACAAACTGTTCACGCCGTTTTTTCTTATGTTTGGTATAATTCAATGATTCAGCTACTTCAAAAATCTTTTGCTTCGTCTCTTGTCCAACAGACAAATCTGGGTCGTAATTGAGGACACGTGAGACCGTAGCAGGAGAAACCCCTGCTTTATCTGCAATATCTTTAATGGTTGCCACGATCTCTCCTCCTTTTATTAAAGTGTTTGGGTAAAGGCTATAAAAGCTTGTTGCCCTTGTTCGTCTCGTTTAAAAACACCGGCATCTTCTAACACGCGTATAAATATCTGGCCAATTTCTTTTTCCATTATAGCCCGAACATTTTCTTCAGAAATTGTATAGCTTACTTTCATTCGTTCTGCCCAGATACGGTGACTTTCTGCTAAATGATTTTCTTGATTTAATAAGAATTTTTCTACTTCTTGCAGCTCTTTTTCCAGACGAGGTGGTAAAATGGCTAGTCCCATCACTTCAATTAAACCAATATTTTCTTTTTTAATATGGTGAACATCTTGGTGAGGGTGAAAGATTCCATCTGGGTATTCTTCTGATACATTATTATCACGTAAAACTAAATCCAACTCAAAGAATTCACCTTTTTTACGAGCAATTGGTGTAATGGTATGATGCAATGTTCCATCTTCAGAAAATGCCACAATGTCTAATTCTGGTACAGAATAGGTACGCCAATTGGCTAACACATGTGACGCAGCAGCAATCAATTGCTCTTTATCTGTTGCTTGTAACCGAATAACTGACATTGGCCATTGAACTGTTCCAGCAACAATCGTTGGAAAATCTTTTAAGGCAAATAAATGTTCAATTGGCGCCTCGGCCATCGCAAACGTATGGTTACCGCCTTGATAGTGGTCATGAGATAAAATTGACCCACCGACAATTGGCAAATCAGCATTTGAACCTGCGAAATAATGTGGTAAGACTTCGACAATCTGTAACAAACGTTCAAAAGTTTGGGAGCTAATTTCCATTGGACGATGTTCTTCTGATAAGATAATACAATGTTCATTATAATAGGCATATGGTGAATATTGAAAGCCCCACGATTCACCAGCTAGATTCA includes:
- the galT gene encoding UDP-glucose--hexose-1-phosphate uridylyltransferase, with product MLSQTIADFATLAIAAGGWMEMDRLYLHNRILGMIGENQLEEFEVRPVTRPSTELLDELIKTAQANQVIDTTLSAIEILEGELMDFLTPPPSVVNAFFAQHYAKKPKEATDYFFELCKNNDYIKTRAIAKNIYFPVQTSYGELEITINLSKPEKDPKQIAAERTATTSHYPKCMLCMENEGYQGRVNYPARTNHRIIRMNLAGESWGFQYSPYAYYNEHCIILSEEHRPMEISSQTFERLLQIVEVLPHYFAGSNADLPIVGGSILSHDHYQGGNHTFAMAEAPIEHLFALKDFPTIVAGTVQWPMSVIRLQATDKEQLIAAASHVLANWRTYSVPELDIVAFSEDGTLHHTITPIARKKGEFFELDLVLRDNNVSEEYPDGIFHPHQDVHHIKKENIGLIEVMGLAILPPRLEKELQEVEKFLLNQENHLAESHRIWAERMKVSYTISEENVRAIMEKEIGQIFIRVLEDAGVFKRDEQGQQAFIAFTQTL
- a CDS encoding substrate-binding domain-containing protein, whose translation is MATIKDIADKAGVSPATVSRVLNYDPDLSVGQETKQKIFEVAESLNYTKHKKKRREQFVIRLVQWYDTAEELEDLYYLSIRLGIEKKAEELNIQLLKESLDQLSETTTAGTIALGKFDPKQIRLLEELEGTLLFVDTNDTIHGHDSIVVDFTQSIEQVLDHFIQEKHEKIGILSGIEYTKRSNYEINDPRFSAFKERLTQLKLYQENYHLQGAFTVEGGYQAMQEFLKQEKEYPTALFASSDALAIGAMRAIQEHGLKVPEDISVIGFNDVSVAKYVSPALSTVRVYTEWMGELAVLTLIDLIKEQPPVSKRSVLATELILRQSTLKTQKSLL